The DNA region CGACTCGGACGGCCCGACGACGCTGCCGGCCGACAGCCGGGACATGGACGCGGAGTGGGGCCCGGCGTCGTGGGACGTGCGGCACCGCATCTTCGGCTTCGTGCGCATGGAACTGCCGCACGGGCTGCGCGCCAATGCCTGGGGCGACGTCGCATCGGGCGCGCCGTACACGATTCGCACCGGCTTCGACGACAACGGCGACACGGTGTTCACCGACCGGCCGGCTGGCGTCGGACGCAACACGGAGCGCGGGACCTGGCAGCACACGCTGAACCTGCGCATCGGCTGGAAGCCGGACTTCTGGCAGTCGGCGCCGCCGGCGCCGTCCGGGGCGGGCAGCGCGCCCGCGCCGTCGACCGCCCCGCGTGGGGTCGAGTTCTACGCGCAGGCCTGGAACGTGCTCAACGAGACCAACTTCACGCGCTTCTCGGGCGTGATGACGTCGCCGTACTTCATGCAGCCCACCGCCGCCGCCCCGGCCCGCCGCTTCGACTTCGGCACGCGGGTGTTCTTCTAAGCCGCGCGGATCGGGTTCGCGGATCGGGGATCGCGAATCGCGGATCGGGAATCGGGGATCGGGGATCGGGATCGCGGATCGCGGATCCGTAGCCGTCGACATCGCAAGAGCCTTCCGTAGCCGTCGACATTCATGTCGACGGTCAGCGATCATTCACGGCATCGCCGCCCCGCGGCGCTTCGCCTACCTCCCGCCGCTGACGTCGAGCAGCGCGCCGGTCACGTAGCTCGCTTCGTCGGACAGCAGCCACAGGATCGCGCTCGCGACCTCCTCGACGTGCCCGCCGCGCTGCATCGGGATGAAGTGCTTCAGGCGCTCGATGCGGTTCGGCTCGCCGCCGCTGGCGTGAATCTCGGTGTGGATCGGGCCCGGGCGCACGCCGTTGACGCGGATGCCCTCGGTAGCCACCTCGCGGGCCAGGCCGACAGTCATCGAGTCGAGCGCGCCTTTCGAGGCCGCGTAGTCGATGTACTCGCGGGCGCCGCCGATCAAGCTGGCCATCGATCCGACGTTGACGATGGCGCCGCCGGTGCCGCCGTGCAGGGTGGACATCCGCAACACGGCCTCTCGCGCGCACACGAAGGCGCCGATCACGTTGGTCGCGAGCACGCGCGTCCAGCGACGCACGTCCATCTGGTCGAGTCGCATCTGCGGCTCGAGGATGCCCGCGTTGTTGACGAGTGCGGTGAGCCGACCGAACCGACGATCGACCTCCGCGAACACGCGCAGGACGTCGTCTTCGCGCGCCACGTCGGCCTGCAGGGCGATCGCCGTGCCGCCGGCCGCCTCGATCTCGGTGACCAGCGCATCCGCGGTCGCCGAACGCTCGAGGTACGTGAATGCGACGCGGTAGCCACGCGCCGCGGCCAGCCTGGCCGTGGCCGCGCCGATGCCGCGACTGCCGCCGGTGATGAGCAGGACGGGAGAAGACATGACGGCAGCACTGTACCGAATGCGGGCGGCCGGTGCGCCGTGGCGGCGTAGGATGCCAGTGCCATGGCCGGATCCCGCCCGCCGAGTCCTCCCGCCCCGCCGCTCGGTGAGATCATGCGCGCCCTCGAGGCGCTGGCCACCCCGCGCGACCTCGCCAACCTGCCGCGGTTCGGCATCACGGCTTCGAATCCGCTCGGGGTGTCGATGGCCAACGTGCACAAGGTGGCGCGGCAGGTCGGGCGCGACCACGCGACGGCCGTCGCGCTCTGGGAGACCGGTGTCTACGAGGCGCGATTGCTGGCGGCCCAGGTGGACGACCCCGCGCGCGTCACGGTGTCGCAGATGAACCGGTGGTGCCGCGACTTCGACAACTGGGGCGTGTGCGACACGTTGTGCTTCACGCTCTTCGATCGCACACCGCACGCCTGGGGGCGGGTCGATCGGTGGGCCGGGGCTCGCCAGGAGTTCGTCCGCCGGGCCGCGTTCGCCTTGCTGGCCAGCCTGGCCCTGCACGACAAGGCGGCCCCGGACGCGCCGTTCCTCGACCGCCTGCCGCTCATCGTCGCGGCGGCCGACGACGATCGTCCCCTCGTGCGCAAGGGGGTGAGCTGGGCGCTGCGCGCGATTGGACGACGGAATGCGCGGCTCCACGCCGCGGCGCTCGCGGTGGCACGGCGACTGGCGGCCGATGCCGACGCCGGCAGCCGATGGGTCGGCAAGGATGCGGCCCGCGAGTTGACCGGCCCCATCGTCGCCCGCCTGTTGCAGCGGCGGGCGACGAAGAAGCGCTAGCCGGGCGTGTTGGCGGCCGGCACCACGTCGTAGGTCAGCAGCACCGTGCCGGTGCCCGAGTAGAGCTGAGAGGCGCGCAGCGCCAGTTTCATCCGATTGCCCCTGGGCATCAGCGGGATGCCCGAACCGAGAAGCACCGGGATCACGGCGATCTCGACGACATCGACGAGGTGCGCGTCGGCGAGTTGCCGGAAGAGCGCGCCGCCGCCGAACAGCCAGATGTCGCCGCCGGGCTCCCGCTTCAGTCGCGCGACGACCGCTGCGGGATCCTCGGCCGTCACGGTGACGTTCGGGTGTGCCGCCGGATCGAGCGTGCGCGAGAACACGATGGTCGGCTTGCCGTACACGCCGCCTTCCGAGACGCCGCCCTCGTGGCGGAGCATCACGTCGTAGGTGAGGCGACCCATGACCAGGGTGTCGAAGCGGGCGACCAGGGCGGTGAAGTCGATGTCGGGATCCATCGGGATCCAGTCGTAGCCGCCGTCCTCGGTGGCGATGAATCCGTCGAGGCTCGAGGCGACCTGGTAGACGACGCGTCGCAGGGGAGTCGTGGACATGCGAGGAGAGTCTACGGTGGCGCGAGTCGCCCGGTTCGCTCTGCCGTATCTCCGCCATGGCGCTCATTTCCGGCATTCCTGAGTACCATCCCCCATGCTCGTCCGTACCCTGATCGTCCTGTTCCTGCTGGTGCGCGTCGCATCGGCCCAGGCCCCGGTGTTCACCGAGGGCGATTTCGTCATCCGCGACTTCCGGTTCGACTCCGGCGAGGTGCTCCCGGAGCTCCGGCTGCACTACCGCACCGTGGGCACGCCGCAGCGCGATGCGGCCGGCAAGGTGCGCAACGCGGTCATCGTGATGCACGGCACCGGCGGCACCGGGGCGCAGTTCGTCGGGCCGACGTTCGCCGGTGAGCTGTTCGGGCCGGGCCAGCCGCTCGACGCGGCGAAGTTCTACGTGGTCATGCCCGACGCGATCGGGCACGGCAAGTCGAGCAAGCCGAGCGACGGCCGGCGCGCGAAGTTCCCACGCTATGGCTACGGCGACATGGTGCGGGCGCAGTACCGGCTGATGACCGAGGGGCTCGGCGCGGGCCGGCTGCGGCTCGTGATGGGCACGTCGATGGGCGGCATGCACACGTGGCTCTGGGGGCAGCGGTATCCGGACGCGATGGACGCGCTGATGCCGCTGGCGAGCCTGCCCGACCAGGTCTCGGCGCGCAACCGGGCGTGGCGGCGCGTCGCCATCGACGCCATCCGCACCGATCCGGAGTGGAAGGGCGGGGACTACGCGGCGCAGCCCCGCGGGCTCCGCACCGTCGCTCAGATGCTCTGGCTGATGAGCAGCAACCCGGTGATCCGGTTGAAGCAGGCGCCGACGCTGGCCGACGCCGACCGGGTGCTCGACGAGTACGTGGTCGCATACGTGAAGGCCAACGACGCCAACGACGTGCTGTACGCGATCGAGGCGTCGCGCGACTACGACCCGAAGCCGGGGCTCGACAGGATCGTGGCGCCGCTGGTGGCGATCAACTCGGCCGACGACATCATCAACCCGCCGGAGCTCGGCGTCCTCGAGCGCGAAATCGGTCGGGTCAAGGGCGGCAAGGCGGTCGTGCTGCCCCTGAGCGAGAAGACGGCGGGGCATGGCACCCACACGCTGGCGGCGGTGTGGAAGGAGCACCTGGTGGCGCTGCTGGCCGCGACGGCGCGGTGAGGGGGGGCGGGGGCAGGCCGGGGCGGGGGGTTGCCGGATCCGGCCGGTTCTGGCTACACTACGGGTTCCTCCTGGGCGTTCGCGCCCTGTGCTGGGAGGTCGTTCAACGGTAGGACACCGCGCTCTGGACGCGGTTATCGGGGTTCGAATCCCTGCCTCCCAGCCAAACTTCCTCGCTTCGCTCGTCGTTTGGCTGGTCGGCATGCCTTCAGGCGTGGCCGCACTCGCGTACCGCTCGTCCGGCCACGCTCGAATCCCTGCCCTGAGACTACGGCCAGCCGTGCCGCCGGCTCAGCCGTCGTGTTGACCTTGTGCGCCGCTGTCGCGACCTGACCCTGGCGCCTCCGTCGACGTGCCCTTGTACGTCGCCGTCGACACCTGACCTGGGCCGTAGCCGTCGACCTTCAGGTCGACGGTCGGTGATACCCCCCGGACGCTCTCTCCTCGCTCGTAGCAGCAGGACCTGTCCCGTGGAGGACATCGCTCCTAGCTGCGACGGTACAGTGGGTCCTGCATGGCCAGACTCACCCTCGTGACTCCGCCGTCCAGGCCCGGCGCCCGGCGCTCGCCTTCGTCGATGCATCAGTTCCTGGCCGTCGTGGCGGAGAGCGACCCGCTGATCTGGCGGCGCATCCAGGTAGCGCACGCCGCCTCGTGGTGGGACCTCCACGTGGCGTTGCAGGACGCGTTCGCGTGGGAGGACAGGCACCTGCACGAGTTCCATCTCGGGGGCGGCAGGCGTGGCGAGCGTCTGCGCGTCGGGTTGCCATTCGAGGACGATGCCATCATCCCTGGATGGGAACGGCTTCTCACGCCCGACATCGAGGCCGGCCTGCAGACATGCCTGTACCTGTACGACTTCGGCGACGACTGGCGCGTGTCGCTCACGTACGAACAACGCGTCGCTCCCGACGCGTCCTTTCGATGGTCGCGGTGTGTCGCCGGCGCGTGCGCGGCGCCCCTCGAGGACTCCGGCGGCATCCATGGGTACTACGACACGTTGGCCGCGGCGAAGGACCAGCGCCATCCGCTGCACCGAGACGTCAAGGACTGGGTGCCGAAGGGGTTCGACCCGACACACTTCGACCCGCGCGAGGTCGTCGTCAGCGATCCCAGGCGGCGCCTGAAGGCACTGCTGGCGGGCATGAAGCGCTGAGGGACCGCCCCCTCGAGTATCCCGGCGCCGACGTGCCGTCCCCGAACGTCCCGACCCTCCCGCCGGCCCCTACAAACGCCTGGTCACACCGACCGCGCGTTGGCGCCGGTCGGGGCCCCACGTCGGTCGGCGCCTTCATCATTCCTTAGCAACCGCGCCCTAGACTGGCGCGCATGCTGAACCGACTCGCGAAGCTCCTGGCGTTCCTCGTCATGGTCGGCGCCCTCGGCCACACCGCCCTGGCGCGCCAGGGCGGGCCCCGCCCCGAGGTCCGCGCGCACATCGACGCCTTCGTGTCAGCGTTGAACGGCACCGCCGATCAATGGGAACGCATGGCGACGGCACACTTCGCCCCCTCGCTGCTCGAGGCGCGTCCGGCGCAAGAGCGCCGGGCGATGCACGACCGACTGCGTGCGGACTTCGGCACGATCTCGGTGGGCGCGGTGACGCGCGACGGCCCGGACGCGCCATTGCGGCTTGCGGTCACAGGGAGCAAGGGGCAGAAGGGCGTGATCGAGCTGACGCTGGAGTCGGCCGCACCCTTCCGAATCGCCGGCATCGGCATCGACGTCGGCCGGGCCGCTGATCGCGGCGGAGACCTTCCTCCGGTCCCCATCAACGGCAAGATGACCAACGGGGAGCTCGCGCGCGCGCTCGATGCGTACCTGGCGAGGCTCACCGCCGCCGACGTGTTCTCGGGTGTCGCGCTCGTCGCCAGGAGCGGCGAGCCCGTGTTCCACCGCGCCTACGGCCTCGCCGACCGGTCCAACGCGATTCCGAACACGACGCGCACACGCTTCAACCTGGGGTCGATCAACAAGATCTTCACGCAGACGGCGATCGAGCAGCTGATCGCCCAGGGCAGGATCACACGTGGCACGACGCTCGGGTCGGTGCTCCAGGATCATCCGCAGGAGGTCACCCGGGCCGCGACCATCGATCAGCTGCTCGAGCACACAGCGGGAGTGCCCGACTTCTTCGGGGAAGAGTTCGGCAACACGCCCAAGGCGCGCTTCCGCAGCAATGCCGACTACTACCAGTTCGTCGCGTCCAGGCCGCCGCTCTTCGCGCCAGGCGCGCGCAACCAGTACTGCAACGGCTGCTACATCACGCTCGGACAGGTCATCGCGAAGGTGTCCGGCCGGAGCTACGAGGACTACGTCACGGAGCACATCTTCCGCGTCGCGGGCATGACGGGTGCCGGGATGCTGCAGTCGGACGCCATCGTTCCCGACGTCGCGCAGGGCTACACGCGCCGCGATGGGCCCTTGCGGAGCAACGTGTTCATGCGTGGCGCCTCGGGCAGCGCGGCCGGTGGCGGCTACGCAACTGCCGCGGACCTGCTCGCGTTCGACACGGCCATGAAGGCCGGTAAGCTCCTCGATCCGGCGCGGGTCGCCACCTTCTATGCCGGCCGGGGCATCGCCGGCGGCGCACCGGGCACCAATGCCGTGATGGAGTCGGGTCCCATCTGGACGGTCATCGTCCTCACCAACCTCGACCCCGATGCGGGAGAATCGATCGGGGTGGCCATTTCGGCCGCGCTGCGACACTGACGTGATTCTGCTGGTCGAGGACGATCGGATCGTCTCGGACACGCTCGCGCACTACCTGACGCAGGCCGGATTCGCGGTGGAGTGCACCGCCGACGGCCGTCACGGGCTGGCGCGCGCCCTGACGCCCGACGTGCGGCTCGTCATCCTCGACCTCATGTTGCCGGGCATGAACGGCCGCGAGATCTGCCGCGAGATTCGCGCGCTGTCACGCGTCCCGATCATGATGCTGACCGCCCGCACGTCCGAGGACGATCGGGTGACCGGCCTCGAACTGGGTGCCGACGACTACGTCGCCAAGCCGTTCAGCCCGCGCGAGGTCGTCGCGCGCGTGCAGGCGCTGCTCCGTCGCGCCGGCGAAGGGGCGACTGCCGCGGCCGAGCCGCTGCGCCTCGGCCCGATCGCCATCGACACCTGGGCTCGCCAGGTGCGCGTCAGCGGGCAGGCCGTGCCGCTCACGCCGACCGAGTTCCGCCTCGTGTCGGCCCTGGCCTCGTCTCCGGGCCGCGTCTTCACGCGCGACGAACTCGTCGGGCGCGTGCTCGGCGCAGACTTCGAGGGCACCGATCGCACCGTGGACGTGCACGTCACCAACGTGCGCCGCAAGCTGCCGGCCGGATGCGTCCTCATCGTCACGGTTCACGGCATCGGCTATCGCCTCGCGTCGACCGACGATGCCTGAGGGCCTGCGTGTGCTGCGGCCGGTCTCGAGCCTCCAGGCCCGCCTGATGCTGGCAACCTGCGTCCTTGCCGTCGCGGCGGTGATCGCCGTCGCGTTCGCCGCCCGCCTTGGCACGCGCCGCGAGTTCGTGAAGTTGCGCAAGGACCTCGCCTTGTCGGCGGCACGCGTCCCCTCCACCGATCCCGCGGCGCCCGCCGCCATCCTGGAGGGCACCTGTTGCGGTGCCGAGCGTCTCGCGACCGCGGCGACGCTGCTCCAGCCCCGCGAAGTGCTCGTCGTCTTCGACCCGGAAGGGCGACAGGTCGCGATCACCGCTGGCACGGTTGCCGCTGCCATGCGTGAGCTCCAGGTGACCGTCACCGGCGACGTGCTCACGCTGAGTGCGCTCAGCGAAAAGGGCGCCGCGCTCGAGCACCTCGTGCTTCAGTACCGCCGACCGCCGACATCGGTGACGCTCGCCGACGGTCGACGCGCGCGCCTGTACGTGCTTCCCGTGCCGACGCCAGAACCGTCGAGCGCGGAGGTCTTCCTCCAGTCCGTTGATCGCCGGCTGGTGCTGGCCACGGCGCTCATCGGGATCCTGGCGGTCGCCACGACCTGGCTGGTCACGCGGCGCGCCTTGCGGCCGGTGCGAGCGTTGCAGGAGGCGGCCCGCGCAATCGCCCGCGGGGACTTCACGGCGCGCGTCTCGACCGCCGGTCCCGACGAGTTGGCCGAACTCGCTCGCGGCTTCAACACCATGGCCGGCGAGCTGCAGCGGCAGAAGGCGCTGCGGGAACGCCTGGTACACGACGTGGTCCACGAGCTTCGGACGCCGTTGACCGGCCTGCGCTGCCGGATCGAGTCGATGGTCGATGGCATGGCGCCGGACCCGCGGCTGGCGCTGGAGGGCGCGAGCGAAGACGTGAGCCACCTGACTCGGCTGGTGGGCGACCTGCACGAGATCTCGTTGGCCGAAGCGAACGAGCTTCGGCTGGACGTCGGCCAGGTCGACGTTGGCCCCTTGCTCGCCTCCGCCGTGCGCGGCACGGCGCTCGACGGCGATCCGCGCCTGCAAACGGAAGGCGGCGACGGTCTCGTGGTGCGCGCTGACCCCGTACGCGCCCGGCAGGTGGTGATGAACCTCCTGACCAACGCCTCGCGTCACACGCCGGCCGGCGGCTCGATGGTCCTCAGCGCCACAGGGCAGGACCGAGAGGTCCACATCGAGGTGCGTAATACCGGCAGCACCCTCACCGACGATCAGCTCGCGCACGTGTTCGATCGCTTCTACCGCGTCGATCCATCGCGACAGCGCTCCACCGGCGGCACCGGGCTGGGCCTGGCCATCGTCAGGACGCTCGTCAACGCGCAGGGCGGGCGCGTGTGGGCCAGCGCCACGGCAGACAGCGTGACCGTCGGCTTCGCGTTACCGATGGGGTCGGATTCCGCTGCCAGCGGCGACCGACCGTCGCCATCCGCTGGCGACGACGTCGAGGATTGATGACTCGAGAGGTTCCGACGCGGCGTCCTTCGATGCGGCGGGCCCCGAACTCGTCGGCCTCCAGGTCCAGGCCCAGCTCTACCTTGAGCCTGCGCGACGCGCCGTAGAACGCGATTTCGAACTGAATCTTTCAGCTGCCCATTCGCCATGTCCGGCACCGCGATTCACTGTCGCTGAGTCGGCCCCGTTCCCTCCCCGACGGTCGCCCTCTTGGGGCCGTCTCAAGTCCAGTACACTGCGCGTCTGGTCGAACGGGGAGCGTATGGACATGTCCACGTCGCGAAGTCTGGTGCCATTCGTCGATGCCCGCTCGCGGCGGCGCGTCCATCCCCTGAATCACGCGGTGGTCCAGCACTCGAGCAGGGACCTTGGCTGGAGCGGCCTCCACGTCGAGCTCGCCTCTCACGACGGCTGGGAGGTTGATGACGTGCAGGTCGACGCTCCCTATCTCGCCCTGAACATGGACGCGCAGGCGCTGGTCATCGAACGAAAGGTAGGCTCCGTCTTTCGGAAAGAAGTTGTGCCCCCAGGCACCCTTGTCATTCATCCAGTGGGTGAGTCGTTCTCGTTCCGCGTGGCGCAAGGATCGCGCTGGGGCGGCGTGGTCCTTGCCCCGAGACTCGTCGAGCTGACGCTCGGAGGCCGGCTCGACATGCCCGCGGCATTCGGGGCCCGCGACCCGCAGGTCGTGTCCATCGTCAACGCGCTCGTGGACGAGACGGTGACCGGCGGCCCGACCGGGGCTTTGTATGCCGAGCATCTCGGCGCGGCGCTGGCGCTGCGCCTGGCGGCCTGCCACGCGACGGGGCGAATGGGTCCTCGTTCGTCGCGTGGCGGCATCACACCGCAGCGTCTGCGGCGAATCGAAGACTACGTTGATGCGCACCTGGAGCGTCGCCTCTCGCTCGAGGAGCTGGCGGCGTTGGCAGAGCTCAGCCTGAGTCACTTCGCCCGTCAGTTCAAGGTGACGACAGGCAAGGCACCTCACGAGTACGTGCTCCACCGCCGACTGGAGCGCGCACGACAGATGCTCCTTCAGACTGCGGCCCCCGTGTCGGAGATCTCGGTCGACTGCGGCTTCTCGGATCCCTCGCATCTCGTCCGCGCGTTCCGGCGCCGCTTCGGTGTCACGCCCGGGCAATGGCGTTCGCACGGCGGGCGGGTCAGGTCAGTCCCCGGGGATTGAAGGGCAAGCCCATTCCAGAGGCAGCAGGTCGCTTCCATGCCACTTGCCGTGTGGGCGCGTACTCTCGCCTGCGTGCATGGAGGCCAGAACGTGGAGCGCGTGACGTTTCAAAGCGGGTCCGAAACGTTGGTAGGACAGCTATACCTACCGTCGAAGGTGGATGGGCGTCTGGACAGCGTTGTCCTGATAGGCCCGATGACATTCCAGAAGGAGCAGGCGCCGACCGCGTATGCGTGGCGGCTCGCGGCGGCCGGATTCGCCGCGCTCGTCTTCGATCCGCGATTCCGCGGGGAGAGCGGCGGGCAACCCCGATGCTGGGAAGATCCCGTGGCCAAGGTGGAGGACGTGCGCAGCGCCGTGTCCTTCCTCGCGACACAGCCGTCGACGATGGCCGGACGCGTGGCTGGTCTCGGGATCTGCCAGGGCTCGTCCGCGATGCTGGTTGCGGCAGCCGAGGACGGCCGCATCGCCGCCCTCGCGACCGTGGCCGGTCACTACAGGGATCACGACGGCGATGTCGCGTGGCTCGGCGACGCAGGCCTCGAGCAGCGTAAAGCCCGCGGCCGGGAAGCCAAGGCACAGTTCCTGGCCGGTGGCGCAGTCCAGTACGTCGCGGCGGTCGATCCGACCGACCCGACGGTCGGCATGCCAGGGAAGTTCGTCTGGGATTGGTACCACCACTGGGCCGATCGCGGGCAGTGGGAGAACCGGTACGCGGTGATGAGCGACGATGACCTCCTCGCCTTCGAGTCGATCACCGCGGCTCGTTCACTGCAGACGCCATGGCTGATGATCCACAGCGACCAGAGCTTCCTGCCGCAGGCGGCACGCCGGCACTTCGACGCCGCACCGGCTGTGCACAAGCAGCTCTCCTGGGAGGGCCAGACCCCGCACCTGGCGTACTACGACCAGGATGACCTGATCGACGCGACCGTCGACAAGATTGTCGCGTACTTCAGGCGGCACTTGTAGAGGCGCAACGTCACGAGGTCTCTCCAGGGCGCCGTGCATACGCACACGGTCCAGCCCTCGAGCACGCGGACCAGCGGCCCACTCGCGAGGTCGGGGTAGGTCGGGACGTCGCCGACGGTGCCCAGGCGAGGCGTTGTCGCCGGCGTCAGTCGGCGCGCGACGTATCGAGCAGTCGCTCGAGGCCGTCGAGCAGCAGCTCCAGCCCGAACCCGATGTCCATCAGCCCATCGTACGAGCCGTCGGCCACCTGCTCGGACATCTCGCGCATGTACGGATACGGTTCCAGCATCGGCAGGAAGTGCGCCGCGGCGCCGGCGTACTCCTCGGGCTCGAACGGGAACTTCTGTTCGTGCAGCGTGAACCCGTAGACGTAGCAGTCGAGGGCGTTCCACGCGCGATCGGCCAACGCGATCGAGAAGCCCGCCTGGCGTAGACAACCGACGGTGGCATCGATGTAGTGCAGCATCGCCGGGCTGACGTTGATCCGTGACATGAGCAGGGCCGTGGCCCACGGGTGACGCCGCAGGACGGCATGGGCCGACATGGCCCGGCGTCGCATGGCGTCCTTCCAGTGCACGCCAGGCTCGGGTGCCTCGATCTCCATCACGACCCGTTCGACCATGCCGTCGAGGAGGTCGTCGCGATTGGCCACGTGGTGGTAGAGCGACATCGCCTCTACCTTCAGCGCCACGGCCAGCTTCCGCATCGACAGCCAGGGTGTCGAGCCGTGGCCGCGCCCGGCCTCGGAGGAGGTTGGTCGCGGCAGATGGCAGCCACCGACGCGACCTGGAACCACGGTTCCGTGCCGTGCGAATTCCTACTCAGTGCTTCCCCGGTGCCGCGATAGCCGCGACGCGCGCGACCACCCAGCCGATCGCCAGGCCCACCACACCAGCCGCCGTCGCGTCGATCAGCCAGGTGACGACGCCCGACGCGGCGCCGAGTGGCGCGCCGGCGTGCGACGCGAATTCGTGGATCGCGTGCGGAATCGTGCCGAGACCGTACTCCTCCAGCCCGTGCAGGAGGATGCCGCCGCCCACCCAGAGCATCGCCAGCATCCCCACGAAGGACAACGTCTTCAACAGCACCGGCATCGCCCGCACGATCCCCACGCCGAGCGAGCGGACGGCGGCGCTCTCGCCTTCCGCCGCGAGATGGATCCCGGCGTCGTCGGCCTTGACGATGAGCGCCACCGCGCCGTACACCGCCGCAGTCACCACCAGGCCCACCAGGCCCATCACCACGGCCTTGTTGAGGAGCGACGGGGTGGTGACCGACGCCAGGGTGAGCGCCATGATCTCGGCCGACAGGATGAAGTCGGTGCGGATCGCGCTGGCGACCGTGGCGCCCTCGTCGACCGGCCCCTTAGCCGTCGCCCCCGGCGCCGGAGCAGGCGCAGGGTGCAGCAGGTGGTGCACCTTCTCGTAGCCCTCGAAGCACAGGTACGCGCCGCCGACCATCAGCAGCGGCGTGATCGCCCAGGGCGCAAATGCGCTGAGCACCAGCGCGCCTGGCAGCAGATACAGCGTCTTGTTCTTGAGCGAACCCCACGCGATCTTCGCGATGATCGGCAGCTCACGCGCCGCGGCGGATCCGACCACATACCGGGGCGTGACGGCGGCGTCGTCGATGACGATGCCGGCGGTCTTCTTGCCGGCCTTCAGTGCCTGCAGCGCGACGTCGTCGAGCGAGCCGGCGGCCACTTTCGCGATTGCTGCGATGTCGTCGAGGAGGGCGAAGAAACCGGATGCCATGCAACTCCCGATGCGCGTGAAGTGATGTGGCGTGGCGACGGTCACGCCGTGGGCGATCGCTCGACCAGCACCCGCCCGTGCCTCGGGGACCGTCAGGCACGCGGGCCCGAGCGTCGGGCCGAGACTCTGGCCATGATAAGCGGCATGCGGTCGGCGACGTCCCTTCGGGCTACCATCCAGGGCTCCGCTGCCGTGATCGGCCCGTCACGACGGTCCTGACCGCGCAGGTCCCGGAGAGTCCTGACCTCACGACACGCCCTGGCCGAGCCGCCACCCGACAGACATGACCACCACTCGCACCGCTGCCATGCTGCTCGTCCTGCTGCTCACGGCCGCGCCCGTCGCGATCGCGCAGGCGCCGCCCGCCGTTCGGATTCGCATCGACCCGACGTCGACGCTCGAGTCACGGGTCGGCCCGACGGACCCATCGGTGCTGAAGATGTTCGCCGACGCAGGGATGCCGACGCCCATCGCGCATACGCTCACCGACGTCGAGCGCCAGGCATTGGCGCGGGCGTTCGCAGTGCTGCCGCCGGTGCACCAGCGCGTCCTGCGCGAACGCCTGC from Luteitalea sp. TBR-22 includes:
- a CDS encoding helix-turn-helix transcriptional regulator, translated to MSTSRSLVPFVDARSRRRVHPLNHAVVQHSSRDLGWSGLHVELASHDGWEVDDVQVDAPYLALNMDAQALVIERKVGSVFRKEVVPPGTLVIHPVGESFSFRVAQGSRWGGVVLAPRLVELTLGGRLDMPAAFGARDPQVVSIVNALVDETVTGGPTGALYAEHLGAALALRLAACHATGRMGPRSSRGGITPQRLRRIEDYVDAHLERRLSLEELAALAELSLSHFARQFKVTTGKAPHEYVLHRRLERARQMLLQTAAPVSEISVDCGFSDPSHLVRAFRRRFGVTPGQWRSHGGRVRSVPGD
- a CDS encoding alpha/beta hydrolase, which codes for MERVTFQSGSETLVGQLYLPSKVDGRLDSVVLIGPMTFQKEQAPTAYAWRLAAAGFAALVFDPRFRGESGGQPRCWEDPVAKVEDVRSAVSFLATQPSTMAGRVAGLGICQGSSAMLVAAAEDGRIAALATVAGHYRDHDGDVAWLGDAGLEQRKARGREAKAQFLAGGAVQYVAAVDPTDPTVGMPGKFVWDWYHHWADRGQWENRYAVMSDDDLLAFESITAARSLQTPWLMIHSDQSFLPQAARRHFDAAPAVHKQLSWEGQTPHLAYYDQDDLIDATVDKIVAYFRRHL
- a CDS encoding TetR/AcrR family transcriptional regulator C-terminal domain-containing protein, translated to MRKLAVALKVEAMSLYHHVANRDDLLDGMVERVVMEIEAPEPGVHWKDAMRRRAMSAHAVLRRHPWATALLMSRINVSPAMLHYIDATVGCLRQAGFSIALADRAWNALDCYVYGFTLHEQKFPFEPEEYAGAAAHFLPMLEPYPYMREMSEQVADGSYDGLMDIGFGLELLLDGLERLLDTSRAD
- a CDS encoding DUF808 domain-containing protein, with translation MASGFFALLDDIAAIAKVAAGSLDDVALQALKAGKKTAGIVIDDAAVTPRYVVGSAAARELPIIAKIAWGSLKNKTLYLLPGALVLSAFAPWAITPLLMVGGAYLCFEGYEKVHHLLHPAPAPAPGATAKGPVDEGATVASAIRTDFILSAEIMALTLASVTTPSLLNKAVVMGLVGLVVTAAVYGAVALIVKADDAGIHLAAEGESAAVRSLGVGIVRAMPVLLKTLSFVGMLAMLWVGGGILLHGLEEYGLGTIPHAIHEFASHAGAPLGAASGVVTWLIDATAAGVVGLAIGWVVARVAAIAAPGKH